A stretch of DNA from Fusobacterium perfoetens:
ATAATACAGCAATAGCAAAAGAAGGACTTACTAATGACTGGGGAATTGCTATAGGAAAAACAATAAAAGAAGGAATTGAAGAGGGAGTTTACGGAAACGATATCAGAAATAATATGGCAAGTTTTGCAAGTGCAGGAAGCGATGCAAGAATGAACGGATGTTCTTTGCCAGTTATGACAACAAGTGGAAGTGGAAACCAAGGAATGACAGCATCTTTAGGTGTTATTAAGTTCTGTGAAATGAAAGGAATTTCTCACGAAGAATTAATAAGAGGACTTTTCTTCTCTCACATGACTACAATTCATATTAAAAGTAATATAGGAAGACTTTCAGCATATTGTGGAGCAATTTGTGCAAGTGCAGGAGCAGCAGGAGCAATATCATTCTTAGATGGATTAAGCTTAGAACAAATTACATGGGCAATAGAAACAACTTTAGGAACTCTTTCTGGAGTTATATGTGACGGAGCAAAAAGTTCATGTGCTACAAAAATAGCAAGTGGAATTACTTGTGCATTTGATTCTTACTTTGCAGCTAAGAAAAATAGAAGATTCTTATTTGGAGAAGGAATAGTAGGAAGAGATGTAGAATCTACTATTAAAAATGCAGGAATTTTAGGACAAGATGGAATGAAAGTTACAGACGAAGTAATTCTAGATATTATGATAAATAATAAATAGTTTTAGGCAAAAACCCAATTTTAGATAAATTTTAACTCATATGAAGAGAGCTGGTAGTAATTTGTACCAGCTCTCTTTTATTATAAGATATCTATAAATTTCCACCATGGAATACATATATAAAGGACAATAAAGAATGTAAGAACAGTAAGAAGAATACCATATTTTATTATTACTTTATTGCCGTAAAGTCCTTCTCCAAATCCTACCATTACTGTAGCATGGTGAAAAGGAAGTATGTACTGAATGCTCACTACTGTATAAACAAAAAGAGTGAGAACAGCAGAATGAGGAGGAAGTATTCCAAGTTGTGCTATTGTAGGAATTACAACTGATGAAGTAGTTACAGCACTGCCAAGAAAAAAATTAAGAATAAGAGTAATTATTATAAGGAAAATTATTTTTTCATTAAAATTTCCTACTGGGACAAGAACAAGAAGTTTTTTTGTTATAATATCTGCTGCCCCTGAATAATTTAAAACACCACCTACTGAAAATGCTCCTGTAAAAAATATAAGAAGTTTCCAATTAATATTTTTTATTGCATCAGGTTTTATAATTTTTAAAGTAAATCCAAGAATTACTCCTATAAGCATAATATATACAGATTTCATATGATGGAAACTTTGAGAAGCAAATCCGATAAATATTATAAGACATATAAAAAACATTTTTTTCTGTTCAGCAGTTAATAAAACTTTTTTATTTTTTTTCTCAGAAATAATAAAATGAGAATTCTTTATTTCTTTTTTAAAAACAGCTATGAAGAGAATAAATGTCAGAATACAAGTAACACTTGCAGGCAAAGACATATATAAAGCCCATTGAGCCCAGTTTATTTGAGCTCCAGAAATAGCTACAACTACATAGTTAAGAAGCATATCTCCACTCATAAAAAACATAGATGTAAATGTTGAAGCTGTGAATATACTGAAATAAAGTATTTCTTTACTGTCTGCTGTAAGATTCTGGCTTTTAAAGAACTCTCTATAAAAAGCAGCAAGAAGAATTACCCTTGGAAAAGGCTGAGGTATGAAAAAAATTAGCAAAAAACCTGCTATATAAGAGAAAAATATAAGCTTTATAGGAGTTTTTGCTATCTTTTCCATAATACTTTTTGAAATTACAGAAGCAGTTCCTGTATCTGTAACACCTTTAGTGATTAAATAGGATAGAATTATAAGATAAAAATTTTCTGTTGCAGGAAATTGAAACAGAATTTTATAAGGCGCAAGAGAAAGAGAAGTAGCTCCAGCTAAAAAAAGAACTGAAATTATAGCATTATCCATAGCAGAAGCTCCCCATAAAATAAGTGCTTCAATAGAAAGAAAGATAGCAGCATTAAGTTTAAATTCATATGGAGATACTATAAATATCAACATACCAACAGCAAGAGAAAGAAAAGTAATTTTAGGTTTAAAAATAATTTTTTTTAATATAATTTCATTAAAACTCATAATATCCCTCCTATTCTTTTATTACTGATAAAGTGTCTGATTTCCTTTTAAAAAATAAAAATAAAAAATTATACCTTTTTTGTATTTTTAATCGTCTAAAGAATATCTAAAAAATAAATATCAATATCAAGGAGGGATAAAAAATGAAAAAAATAGCAGCAGCTTTATTTTTTCTTATGACAGCAGCAGCTTTTGCAGAGCATTACGATAGGGAAGAACATATGATTGAGAGCAAACTTTATCAAAATTTCCCTGTTCTTGAGGCTGGAAAAAATATAAATGTTGAAGAAATAGAAGTTGATATAGAAAGAGATGGAGGAGTTGAAGTTGATATTGAACTTGCAAGAGGTTCTAATGTTGATACAAAAAACTATAAACTTTATGCAGATAAAATAGCAGATTCTTTAAATGAAATTTTAAAAGAAATGAAAGATCAAAACTTTACTCTAAGAAAAATAGAAATTGATACTTCAGGAATACACGACGACAAAGAAGTATTTAGATATTAGATTTATAAACAAAAAGGTCTTAAGATATGCCCAAGCAGCTTTCTTAAGACCTTTTATTTAATTCTCCCCAGAATTACATTGATATTATACTTTAGGGAGAAAGAAATGTCAAAAATTATTAAGTTTTGTAACTATGCTTCCTGTTTTCCTTTTAAAATCCAATCTTTTCCTTCTACAAGTCTTGCTACAAGCATAGAGGCAATAGTATCACCACTGGCATTAATCATTGTTGCAGGAGGATCTACAAGGTATCCTATTGTAGCTATTATAGGAAATGCTTCAGGAGGGAATCCATATATAGAAACTATGAACATTTCTCCTATAAGTCCTCCTCCAGGAACTCCTGACATAACAACTCCTCCTACTAAAGCAATAAGAACAGCACTTACATAAGTTCCTATTCCAGTAAATGGAATATCAAAGATTCCAAAAAGGAAAGAGATTTTTAAAATAGTACTAAAACATGTTCCATCCATATGTGCAGTAGCTCCTATAGGAAGAACAATTTCTCTGATGTCCTTAGGAACACCTATATTTTCACATGCTTCCAAATTTACAGGAAGTGTTGCAATAGAACTTTGAGTAGCTACTGCTGTAATTGCAGGGGAAATGACATATTTTAATGCTTTAAGTCCTTCTGTCCCAGCTGAGATATAAGCATAAGCAGGGAAAGCAATAAACAAGTAAGCAAGGCATAGGGGATAATATATAAGCATTGCTCTTGCATAAGAACCTAAAAGTTCTTGTCCATATTGCCCAACTAATGCTCCAAAGTAAGCTCCAAGACCAATTGGTGCATAATACATTAAAAGATTA
This window harbors:
- a CDS encoding serine dehydratase subunit alpha family protein, which codes for MIDKILSILNEEIIPAEGCTEPIAIAYAASKLTSVLENVPEKIDIYLSGNMIKNVKSVKIPNSEGMVGIEASVAMGAILGNCERELMVISHVDTARLPEVREYVNSGKINVYLNKGDVKLYIRIEGTCGNDTAMVEIQNYHTNITKIMKNGQEVKGCSCDDKCGGDVMTDRSFLSVKLIYELAKTIDLSLIEPIFQKVIDYNTAIAKEGLTNDWGIAIGKTIKEGIEEGVYGNDIRNNMASFASAGSDARMNGCSLPVMTTSGSGNQGMTASLGVIKFCEMKGISHEELIRGLFFSHMTTIHIKSNIGRLSAYCGAICASAGAAGAISFLDGLSLEQITWAIETTLGTLSGVICDGAKSSCATKIASGITCAFDSYFAAKKNRRFLFGEGIVGRDVESTIKNAGILGQDGMKVTDEVILDIMINNK
- a CDS encoding SLC13 family permease, with product MSFNEIILKKIIFKPKITFLSLAVGMLIFIVSPYEFKLNAAIFLSIEALILWGASAMDNAIISVLFLAGATSLSLAPYKILFQFPATENFYLIILSYLITKGVTDTGTASVISKSIMEKIAKTPIKLIFFSYIAGFLLIFFIPQPFPRVILLAAFYREFFKSQNLTADSKEILYFSIFTASTFTSMFFMSGDMLLNYVVVAISGAQINWAQWALYMSLPASVTCILTFILFIAVFKKEIKNSHFIISEKKNKKVLLTAEQKKMFFICLIIFIGFASQSFHHMKSVYIMLIGVILGFTLKIIKPDAIKNINWKLLIFFTGAFSVGGVLNYSGAADIITKKLLVLVPVGNFNEKIIFLIIITLILNFFLGSAVTTSSVVIPTIAQLGILPPHSAVLTLFVYTVVSIQYILPFHHATVMVGFGEGLYGNKVIIKYGILLTVLTFFIVLYICIPWWKFIDIL
- a CDS encoding dicarboxylate/amino acid:cation symporter, which gives rise to MTKNKKTFWENYRFSIILLGSIILGSILGGILKEKASILKPFGDLFINAMFTIVVPLVFVTISSSVASMSNMKRLGNILKSLLLVFFSTGFIASIIIIFIVLVYPPAQGINLNLPPAEALKPFQTGDQIVAALTVTDFPQLISRSNMLPLIIFSIVFGFCVNMVGEKGKVIANGLEVLAAVFLKMINLLMYYAPIGLGAYFGALVGQYGQELLGSYARAMLIYYPLCLAYLFIAFPAYAYISAGTEGLKALKYVISPAITAVATQSSIATLPVNLEACENIGVPKDIREIVLPIGATAHMDGTCFSTILKISFLFGIFDIPFTGIGTYVSAVLIALVGGVVMSGVPGGGLIGEMFIVSIYGFPPEAFPIIATIGYLVDPPATMINASGDTIASMLVARLVEGKDWILKGKQEA